The DNA window GCCTGCACCACGAACGGCTCCGATCCCGGCGTCGGACCCGGATCTCGCGGCGCTCCCGGCGGAGGTGCCGGTGGCAGTCCCGGCCACAACGGCGTTCCGTCCGGTGCGTACATCGGTGCGCCGTAGGCCGGGGCACCCGGATACGGGACCGGCCCGATCGCGGGCCCTCCGAACAGGTTTCGGATACTCGGCGGCTCGGGCACCGCGCGGGTAACCGGCAGGTAGTTGACGTAACCGGGGAAGCCGATGCCCGGGTTGGGGCGCCAGTCCACTCCGGTGCCGAAGCCGGTGTTCGTGACGAGCTGGCGCACCGGCCAGTTGTCCTTGACCACGGGCAGCGACCCGCAGCCCGGCTTGCCGCCGGGACCGCCCTTGGCGCCGATGATGGGCAGGTGCCGCGGGAAGCTGTACGGGTCGTCACCGAGGGCGAGACCGGCGTCGAGGATGATCGATCGCCCGTTGCCGCCAGGCGCTTCGTACCCTCCGTGGTCGAGTAGGTACTTGGCGCCAACCAGTAGGCAGGTGTAGGACGGGTTGTACTTGTACAGCAGGTTCGTGGTCGGCTCGAGCACGTTGATCGCCTTGATCAGATTGGCCTGACTGGGCGCGAGCAGGCTGATGCCGCTGTTGGAGAGCCCAATTGTGCCGAGCAGCAACGCATCCAGAGCATCCGCGTGCTTGGTCACCGTTTCACTGGTGGTGCTGGCCGCGTTGAGCGTCGCGAGAATGTCTTGTGCTGCAACGCTGTAGGTATCACTGAAGTCTCGAAGCGCCTGCCAGTCGGCGCGCACGGTCTCGCTGCGCGGATTGAGCGCGAGGAACACCTGATTGGCGTCGGTGGTCGCCGCACCGATCCGCTCGCCCTTACCGCGGACGCCCTCGGCGAGCGCCGAGAGCACACTGTTGAGCTTGGCCGGGTCGATCTTGTCGAGTACGCCGACCACGTTCTCGAACACCGTGTTGACTTCGACGCTGACATTGCGGGACACCAGGACTTGGCCCGCCTTCAGGCGCTGCGAGCTGGGGTCGCTCGGGTAGACGAGGTCGACGAACTTGGCGCCGAACACCGTCGTGGCGCGGATCTGCGCCTCGACATTCGCCGGGATGTGCTCGATCTGATCCGGGTAGATCTCGAGCTTGAGTTTCACCGGCTCGGTGCCGCCTTCGATCGCGGCGACCCGTCCGACCTGAACACCACGCAGCTTGACCTTGGCGTCGCTCTCCATCATGAGGCCGGACCGCTCAGAAGTCAGGGTGACCGGCACGAACTTCTTCAACGAGCCCGTGAACAATGCCTGCGTCAGCCAGATGGCGGCGATCACGAACAGCAGCAGGATCAGCGTCCACCAGCCGGGGTGCAGCCCCTCGTCGTCTCTCACGTCAGCCATGCGTCATCCAGCCAGATTGAAGTTGCCGGATTGCCCGTAAACGGCGAGCGAGATCATCATGACCACGAACGCCGCGACGATCAGCGAGGTTCGCACCGCACGGCCAACAGCCTCCCCCACCCCGGCGGGCCCGCCACTTGCCGTGAAGCCGTAATAGGTGTGGATCAGCATGATCACCACCGCCATCGCGATGCTCTGAACAAACGACCAGACGAGGTCGGTGGGATTCAGGAACGTCCTGAAGTAGTGGTCGTAGACGCCGGTCGACTGACCGTAGATGACGGTGGTGCCGAATTTCGCGGCCCAGAACGACGCCAGGACGCCGACGCAGTACAGCGGGATCACCACGATGAGGCCGGCGATCACACGGGTCGAGGCGAGGTAGGCGACGCTGCGGATGCCCATCACCTCGAGTGCGTCGATCTCCTCGTTGATCCGCATGGCGCCCAGTTGTGCCGTGGCGCCGGCACCGATGGTTGCCGCCAACGCGATGGCCGTCGTCGCCGGCGCAATCAGGCGGACGTTGAAGAAGGCCGACGCGAAGCCGGTCAGCGCTTCGACGCCGATTTCGGAGAAGTCGCTGTAGCCCTGCACCGCCACCAACGCGCCGGTGGTCACGGTTAGGAACCCGACGATCGCGACCGTTCCGCCGATCACCACCAGAGCGCCGGTACCCAGCCCCATCTGAGCGATGATTCGCATCAGTTCTATCCGGTAGTGGGTGAAGACGTAGCCGATGCTGCGCAGCGTCTTGCCGTAGAACTTCGTCTGCATGCCGACTTGATTCCAGGCTCCGGTCCAGCCGTCGAGCCTCTTCGCCAAGCGCGGGAACCGCCGGTCAATTGGCCGGCGGCGCCTTTCCATCGGGGGGCTGCTCACATCGTCACCTGCACTGCCACCGCCGTCGCGACGACGTTGATCGCGAACAGCGCCATGAAAGTGAAGACCACTGTCTCGTTGACCGCGTTGCCGACGCCTGCCGGGCCGCCACCGACGGAAATGCCTTTGTAGCAGGCGATCAGACCGGCTGAAAGCCCGAACAGCGCAGCTTTTATCAACGCGATCGTGACGTCGAGAGCCCCGATGATCAGGGTCAGGCCGGCCGCGAACGCACCCGCCGATACGTGCTGGATGTAGACGCAGAAGAAATAGGCGCCCGCGAGTCCGACGAGGATCACCGTCGCGGACAGCGCCAGCGACACCAAGGTCGCGGCCAGCACGCGCGGGACCACCAGCGCCTGGATCGGATCGACGCCCATCACCCGGAGCGCGTCGAGTTCCTCACGAATGGTTCTGGCACCGAGGTCGGCGCACATGGCGGTGGCTCCCGCGC is part of the Mycolicibacterium tusciae JS617 genome and encodes:
- a CDS encoding MCE family protein, giving the protein MADVRDDEGLHPGWWTLILLLFVIAAIWLTQALFTGSLKKFVPVTLTSERSGLMMESDAKVKLRGVQVGRVAAIEGGTEPVKLKLEIYPDQIEHIPANVEAQIRATTVFGAKFVDLVYPSDPSSQRLKAGQVLVSRNVSVEVNTVFENVVGVLDKIDPAKLNSVLSALAEGVRGKGERIGAATTDANQVFLALNPRSETVRADWQALRDFSDTYSVAAQDILATLNAASTTSETVTKHADALDALLLGTIGLSNSGISLLAPSQANLIKAINVLEPTTNLLYKYNPSYTCLLVGAKYLLDHGGYEAPGGNGRSIILDAGLALGDDPYSFPRHLPIIGAKGGPGGKPGCGSLPVVKDNWPVRQLVTNTGFGTGVDWRPNPGIGFPGYVNYLPVTRAVPEPPSIRNLFGGPAIGPVPYPGAPAYGAPMYAPDGTPLWPGLPPAPPPGAPRDPGPTPGSEPFVVQAPAFQQPTPLPPVPLPHFAAPGP
- a CDS encoding ABC transporter permease → MERRRRPIDRRFPRLAKRLDGWTGAWNQVGMQTKFYGKTLRSIGYVFTHYRIELMRIIAQMGLGTGALVVIGGTVAIVGFLTVTTGALVAVQGYSDFSEIGVEALTGFASAFFNVRLIAPATTAIALAATIGAGATAQLGAMRINEEIDALEVMGIRSVAYLASTRVIAGLIVVIPLYCVGVLASFWAAKFGTTVIYGQSTGVYDHYFRTFLNPTDLVWSFVQSIAMAVVIMLIHTYYGFTASGGPAGVGEAVGRAVRTSLIVAAFVVMMISLAVYGQSGNFNLAG
- a CDS encoding MlaE family ABC transporter permease, which encodes MVASDVLTKPVRAVGGFYGMALDTLVAMVRPPFAWREFIIQAWFVARVSIVPTLMLTIPYTVLLTFTFNILLREFGAADFSGTGAALGTVRQIGPIVTVLVVAGAGATAMCADLGARTIREELDALRVMGVDPIQALVVPRVLAATLVSLALSATVILVGLAGAYFFCVYIQHVSAGAFAAGLTLIIGALDVTIALIKAALFGLSAGLIACYKGISVGGGPAGVGNAVNETVVFTFMALFAINVVATAVAVQVTM